In Mytilus galloprovincialis chromosome 1, xbMytGall1.hap1.1, whole genome shotgun sequence, the following are encoded in one genomic region:
- the LOC143048129 gene encoding uncharacterized protein LOC143048129 isoform X1, with product MFLLTIKDSFKQRKFCSVLLETEKKHDGFMQPECKKFSLDPQITSFEMLQHIVASAFSIKGDFTLSYLARDDEGQEIYLSMLSDWDMDAAFQSASDPCLQIKVDLKPFDDGLDDWDIIGPVDFPQQRAQGYLDGGSLLGTLTSQVGKTVSRSMQKVMGFKGEEESKYKPSKSPVTDLEFRNYLDSSGHMVKPEELRLSIYQGGIEASLRRVVWRHLLNIFPAGLSGKERFDYMKTKENEYYKLRDHWKEHFKNGSLSEEIKHVATMVKKDVLRTDRTHKFYSGSDDNKNLITLFHVLVTYAVTHPEVSYCQGMSDVASPLLVIQKDEAQAYLCFCALMNRLRTNFLFNGNAIETKFQHLQDLIRIHDPVFYEYLKNVNASDMFFCYRWLLLECKREFPFEDSLYMLEVMWSTLPPSPPNLELALADPDYRPDFLSMPPTSPSFTSKQNIYAQLLARRIHIHSSKVKDITNASQISVGTSVNNNLSADDNSPLEDKMLSQDYPSVNDELMTKSIILKSSSIDNSLKETCPIHGYKSMDIERTYSTVETVDEEDENNSVENTVNSMVGEKSLETENGKSNFCDDHVISEDFNLQRNNEFDYEDLKVEINHETEDHDEHNNSQDSNCEDDSGHGQSQFYISLESSEEPEAPKPTPPPTKGSFFDNVKKRIMVSPLKKQSDAVSKTSNSKLAADNRSNSISSKGSENYHSKNGFSDSLQDDSGMNSALSSIEVITNDNLLELPPPEEFGSGNPFLMFICLTLLLQHRDIVIQNHLEYDEMAMLFDKMVRKHDVHKVLHQARILYADYLQSQQKKIQESV from the exons atgtttttattgactataaaggactcTTTTAAACAGAGGAAATTTTGTTCAGTACTATTAGAAACTGAGAAG AAACATGATGGGTTCATGCAGCCAGAATGCAAGAAGTTTTCTCTGGATCCTCAGATAACATCATTTGAGATGTTACAGCACATTGTAGCAAGTGCATTCAGCATAAAAGG TGACTTTACCTTGAGTTACCTGGCCAGAGATGATGAAGGACAAGAGATCTACCTGAGTATGTTATCTGATTGGGATATGGATGCTGCCTTCCAGAGTGCCTCTGACCCTTGTCTCCAGATTAAAGTGGACCTCAAACCTTTTGATGATG GTTTAGATGACTGGGATATAATTGGACCTGTTGATTTTCCACAACAAAGGGCACAGGGCTATCTAGATGGTGGCTCTCTTCTTGGCACCTTGACCAGTCAAGTGGGTAAAACAGTTTCAAGGTCAATGCAGAAAGTAATGG gttTCAAAGGTGAGGAAGAATCTAAGTACAAACCAAGCAAGTCTCCTGTAACAGATTTGGAGTTCAGAAATTATCTAGATTCATCTGGTCATATGGTAAAACCTGAAGAACTGAGACTAAGTATTTATCAAGGTGGAATAGAAGCCTCTTTAAGAAGGGTTGTGTGGAGacatcttttaaacatttttccaGCTGGACTTTCTGGTAAAGAGAGATTTGATTATATGAAAACTAAGGAAAATGAATACTACAAATTACGTGATCATTGGAAAGAGCATTTCAAAAATGGTTCATTATCAGAGGAAATAAAACATGTAGCAACAATGGTAAAGAAAGACGTGTTAAGAACTGACAGAACTCATAAGTTTTATTCAGGAAGTGATGACAACAAAAATCTGATCactttatttcatgttttagtaACTTATGCTGTGACGCATCCTGAGGTATCATACTGTCAAGGAATGAGCGATGTTGCTTCCCCTCTTCTTGTCATACAAAAAGATGAAGCTCAAGCTTATTTATGTTTTTGTGCATTGATGAACAGATTACGGACAAATTTCTTGTTTAATGGCAATgctattgaaaccaaatttcaacaCCTTCAAGATTTGATCAGAATTCATGATCCTGTGTTTTACGAATATCTTAAAAATGTGAATGCTTCAGACATGTTTTTCTGTTACCGATGGTTACTTTTAGAATGTAAAAGAGAATTCCCATTTGAAGATTCCTTGTATATGTTGGAAGTGATGTGGAGCACATTACCACCAAGTCCTCCAAATCTTGAACTCGCGCTAGCCGATCCAGATTATCGTCCAGATTTTCTATCCATGCCTCCAACTTCTCCTTCCTTTacatcaaaacaaaacatttatgcaCAGTTATTGGCTAGGCGTATTCATATTCATTCTTCTAAAGTTAAGGACATAACTAATGCTAGTCAGATCAGTGTTGGTACCAGTGTAAATAACAATTTGTCAGCAGATGACAACTCACCATTAGAGGACAAAATGCTGTCTCAAGACTATCCTTCAGTTAATGATGAATTAATGACAAAATCTATCATACTCAAGTCTTCTTCTATTGACAATTCTCTCAAAGAAACCTGTCCTATTCATGGGTATAAAAGCATGGATATAGAGAGAACATATTCTACAGTTGAAACTGTAGATGAGGAAGATGAAAATAATTCAGTAGAGAATACTGTTAATTCTATGGTTGGTGAAAAGTCTTTGGAAACAGAAAATGGTAAAAGTAATTTTTGTGATGACCATGTAATTTCTGAAGATTTTAATCTACAAAGAAACAATGAGTTTGATTACGaagacttaaaagttgaaataaatcaTGAAACGGAGGATCATGATGAACATAACAACAGTCAGGATAGTAATTGTGAGGACGACAGTGGACATGGACAAAGTCAGTTTTATATTTCTCTAGAATCTAGTGAGGAACCTGAAGCACCCAAACCAACCCCTCCCCCAACTAAAGGATCATTCTTTGACAATGTTAAAAAGAGAATTATGGTATCACCATTGAAAAAGCAATCTGATGCAGTCTCAAAAACTTCTAATTCAAAACTTGCTGCAGACAACAGGTCGAATAGTATTTCTTCAAAAGGTAGTGAAAATTATCATTCCAAAAATGGCTTCAGTGATTCACTGCAAGATGACTCTGGTATGAACTCGGCTCTGTCTTCAATTGAGGTAATAACAAACGATAATTTGTTAGAGTTACCTCCCCCTGAAGAGTTTGGTAGTGGGAATCCATTCCTAATGTTCATTTGTCTCACGCTTCTTCTACAACACCGGGATATAGTTATACAGAACCATTTAGAATATGATGAGATGGCAATGTTGTTTGACAAAATGGTACGAAAACATGATGTCCACAAAGTCCTTCATCAGGCAAGAATCCTGTACGCTGATTATCTTCAAAGTCAgcagaaaaaaatacaagaaagcGTGTAA
- the LOC143048129 gene encoding TBC1 domain family member 25-like isoform X2 — protein MSGFYGITERREVIRVKIKKHDGFMQPECKKFSLDPQITSFEMLQHIVASAFSIKGDFTLSYLARDDEGQEIYLSMLSDWDMDAAFQSASDPCLQIKVDLKPFDDGLDDWDIIGPVDFPQQRAQGYLDGGSLLGTLTSQVGKTVSRSMQKVMGFKGEEESKYKPSKSPVTDLEFRNYLDSSGHMVKPEELRLSIYQGGIEASLRRVVWRHLLNIFPAGLSGKERFDYMKTKENEYYKLRDHWKEHFKNGSLSEEIKHVATMVKKDVLRTDRTHKFYSGSDDNKNLITLFHVLVTYAVTHPEVSYCQGMSDVASPLLVIQKDEAQAYLCFCALMNRLRTNFLFNGNAIETKFQHLQDLIRIHDPVFYEYLKNVNASDMFFCYRWLLLECKREFPFEDSLYMLEVMWSTLPPSPPNLELALADPDYRPDFLSMPPTSPSFTSKQNIYAQLLARRIHIHSSKVKDITNASQISVGTSVNNNLSADDNSPLEDKMLSQDYPSVNDELMTKSIILKSSSIDNSLKETCPIHGYKSMDIERTYSTVETVDEEDENNSVENTVNSMVGEKSLETENGKSNFCDDHVISEDFNLQRNNEFDYEDLKVEINHETEDHDEHNNSQDSNCEDDSGHGQSQFYISLESSEEPEAPKPTPPPTKGSFFDNVKKRIMVSPLKKQSDAVSKTSNSKLAADNRSNSISSKGSENYHSKNGFSDSLQDDSGMNSALSSIEVITNDNLLELPPPEEFGSGNPFLMFICLTLLLQHRDIVIQNHLEYDEMAMLFDKMVRKHDVHKVLHQARILYADYLQSQQKKIQESV, from the exons ATGTCAGGGTTTTATGGAATTACAGAACGTAGAGAGGTCATTCGAGTGAAAATAAAG AAACATGATGGGTTCATGCAGCCAGAATGCAAGAAGTTTTCTCTGGATCCTCAGATAACATCATTTGAGATGTTACAGCACATTGTAGCAAGTGCATTCAGCATAAAAGG TGACTTTACCTTGAGTTACCTGGCCAGAGATGATGAAGGACAAGAGATCTACCTGAGTATGTTATCTGATTGGGATATGGATGCTGCCTTCCAGAGTGCCTCTGACCCTTGTCTCCAGATTAAAGTGGACCTCAAACCTTTTGATGATG GTTTAGATGACTGGGATATAATTGGACCTGTTGATTTTCCACAACAAAGGGCACAGGGCTATCTAGATGGTGGCTCTCTTCTTGGCACCTTGACCAGTCAAGTGGGTAAAACAGTTTCAAGGTCAATGCAGAAAGTAATGG gttTCAAAGGTGAGGAAGAATCTAAGTACAAACCAAGCAAGTCTCCTGTAACAGATTTGGAGTTCAGAAATTATCTAGATTCATCTGGTCATATGGTAAAACCTGAAGAACTGAGACTAAGTATTTATCAAGGTGGAATAGAAGCCTCTTTAAGAAGGGTTGTGTGGAGacatcttttaaacatttttccaGCTGGACTTTCTGGTAAAGAGAGATTTGATTATATGAAAACTAAGGAAAATGAATACTACAAATTACGTGATCATTGGAAAGAGCATTTCAAAAATGGTTCATTATCAGAGGAAATAAAACATGTAGCAACAATGGTAAAGAAAGACGTGTTAAGAACTGACAGAACTCATAAGTTTTATTCAGGAAGTGATGACAACAAAAATCTGATCactttatttcatgttttagtaACTTATGCTGTGACGCATCCTGAGGTATCATACTGTCAAGGAATGAGCGATGTTGCTTCCCCTCTTCTTGTCATACAAAAAGATGAAGCTCAAGCTTATTTATGTTTTTGTGCATTGATGAACAGATTACGGACAAATTTCTTGTTTAATGGCAATgctattgaaaccaaatttcaacaCCTTCAAGATTTGATCAGAATTCATGATCCTGTGTTTTACGAATATCTTAAAAATGTGAATGCTTCAGACATGTTTTTCTGTTACCGATGGTTACTTTTAGAATGTAAAAGAGAATTCCCATTTGAAGATTCCTTGTATATGTTGGAAGTGATGTGGAGCACATTACCACCAAGTCCTCCAAATCTTGAACTCGCGCTAGCCGATCCAGATTATCGTCCAGATTTTCTATCCATGCCTCCAACTTCTCCTTCCTTTacatcaaaacaaaacatttatgcaCAGTTATTGGCTAGGCGTATTCATATTCATTCTTCTAAAGTTAAGGACATAACTAATGCTAGTCAGATCAGTGTTGGTACCAGTGTAAATAACAATTTGTCAGCAGATGACAACTCACCATTAGAGGACAAAATGCTGTCTCAAGACTATCCTTCAGTTAATGATGAATTAATGACAAAATCTATCATACTCAAGTCTTCTTCTATTGACAATTCTCTCAAAGAAACCTGTCCTATTCATGGGTATAAAAGCATGGATATAGAGAGAACATATTCTACAGTTGAAACTGTAGATGAGGAAGATGAAAATAATTCAGTAGAGAATACTGTTAATTCTATGGTTGGTGAAAAGTCTTTGGAAACAGAAAATGGTAAAAGTAATTTTTGTGATGACCATGTAATTTCTGAAGATTTTAATCTACAAAGAAACAATGAGTTTGATTACGaagacttaaaagttgaaataaatcaTGAAACGGAGGATCATGATGAACATAACAACAGTCAGGATAGTAATTGTGAGGACGACAGTGGACATGGACAAAGTCAGTTTTATATTTCTCTAGAATCTAGTGAGGAACCTGAAGCACCCAAACCAACCCCTCCCCCAACTAAAGGATCATTCTTTGACAATGTTAAAAAGAGAATTATGGTATCACCATTGAAAAAGCAATCTGATGCAGTCTCAAAAACTTCTAATTCAAAACTTGCTGCAGACAACAGGTCGAATAGTATTTCTTCAAAAGGTAGTGAAAATTATCATTCCAAAAATGGCTTCAGTGATTCACTGCAAGATGACTCTGGTATGAACTCGGCTCTGTCTTCAATTGAGGTAATAACAAACGATAATTTGTTAGAGTTACCTCCCCCTGAAGAGTTTGGTAGTGGGAATCCATTCCTAATGTTCATTTGTCTCACGCTTCTTCTACAACACCGGGATATAGTTATACAGAACCATTTAGAATATGATGAGATGGCAATGTTGTTTGACAAAATGGTACGAAAACATGATGTCCACAAAGTCCTTCATCAGGCAAGAATCCTGTACGCTGATTATCTTCAAAGTCAgcagaaaaaaatacaagaaagcGTGTAA